A region of Pyxidicoccus parkwaysis DNA encodes the following proteins:
- a CDS encoding LysM peptidoglycan-binding domain-containing protein: MSSYRIKSGDTLSAIARQYGTSVGALMKANPQIKDANLIYAGKSLNIPGSKDSFEPSKGGKPGSSSGSSGTSGSSGAQTTTGVNGGKAPNGSAFDIAKAQLGKNAGSLKLEKNGVGSDMEDWVPNNVNCANFVSACLEQAGLITNSQHDNSVMGLQAKLDKDPDFKRVSLQDAKPGDVVSMKTPGGQHVVMFAGWKDGKPQFIGSNNVNADGSQRITISSMNYPIMSIHQHR; this comes from the coding sequence ATGAGCAGCTACCGCATCAAGTCGGGTGACACCCTCTCCGCGATTGCCCGTCAGTACGGCACCAGCGTCGGCGCGCTGATGAAGGCCAACCCGCAGATCAAGGACGCGAACCTCATCTACGCGGGCAAGTCCCTGAACATCCCGGGCTCCAAGGACAGCTTCGAGCCCTCCAAGGGTGGCAAGCCGGGCTCCTCGTCGGGCTCCTCCGGCACCTCGGGCTCCTCGGGCGCGCAGACGACGACGGGCGTCAACGGCGGCAAGGCCCCCAACGGCAGCGCGTTCGACATCGCCAAGGCGCAGCTGGGCAAGAACGCGGGCTCGCTCAAGCTGGAGAAGAACGGCGTGGGCAGCGACATGGAGGACTGGGTCCCCAACAACGTCAACTGCGCCAACTTCGTCTCCGCGTGCCTGGAGCAGGCGGGCCTCATCACCAACTCGCAGCACGACAACTCGGTGATGGGCCTGCAGGCCAAGCTGGACAAGGACCCGGACTTCAAGCGCGTGTCCCTGCAGGACGCGAAGCCCGGTGACGTGGTGTCCATGAAGACGCCGGGCGGCCAGCACGTGGTGATGTTCGCGGGCTGGAAGGACGGCAAGCCCCAGTTCATCGGCTCCAACAACGTCAACGCGGATGGCTCGCAGCGCATCACCATCAGCTCGATGAACTACCCCATCATGTCCATCCACCAGCACCGCTGA
- a CDS encoding DUF4157 domain-containing protein, translating into MGPADRLLDAGHGLLTGVTSASVGVVRGVGVVLTSMAGGTASCVRGRPHEGVPRLKRGLTRVAQLPADVVLMLAGRVVSAVQVLAGLEPPGRRLMEDEVARLRPIFGESLDYARVRVKEGRLGLLGVSRRAFVHGNIVFVPGRGPPSFGLLVHELTHVWQHQHGGSAYMSAALAAQWWGDGYDWRKAVGQARRWAELNPEQQAQLIEDAALMGLIPPSVPLPPRAKLKGWTEAALPLLEEALACIQAGRGAP; encoded by the coding sequence GTGGGCCCGGCGGACAGGCTGCTGGACGCGGGACATGGCCTGCTGACGGGAGTGACGAGCGCATCGGTCGGCGTGGTGCGCGGCGTGGGCGTGGTGCTGACGTCCATGGCGGGAGGCACGGCGAGCTGTGTTCGCGGTCGCCCGCACGAAGGTGTGCCCCGGCTGAAGCGTGGGCTCACGCGAGTGGCGCAGCTGCCGGCGGACGTGGTGCTGATGCTGGCGGGGCGCGTGGTGAGCGCGGTGCAGGTGCTGGCCGGGCTGGAGCCGCCGGGGCGCCGGCTCATGGAGGACGAGGTGGCGCGGCTGCGCCCCATCTTCGGCGAGAGCCTGGACTACGCGCGGGTGCGGGTGAAGGAGGGGCGGCTGGGATTGCTGGGCGTGTCCCGCAGGGCCTTCGTGCACGGCAACATCGTCTTCGTCCCGGGGCGCGGGCCGCCGAGCTTCGGGTTGCTGGTGCATGAATTGACGCACGTGTGGCAGCACCAGCACGGCGGCAGCGCGTACATGAGCGCCGCGCTCGCCGCGCAGTGGTGGGGAGATGGCTACGACTGGCGCAAGGCGGTGGGCCAGGCGCGGCGCTGGGCCGAGCTCAATCCGGAGCAACAGGCGCAGCTCATCGAGGACGCGGCGCTGATGGGCCTGATTCCTCCGAGCGTGCCGCTGCCGCCGCGCGCGAAGCTGAAGGGGTGGACGGAGGCCGCGCTGCCGTTGCTCGAGGAGGCGCTCGCGTGCATCCAGGCGGGGCGAGGCGCGCCCTGA
- a CDS encoding ATP-grasp domain-containing protein yields MFHGLTLLVPDKADSERDAVARAWETGGGTVLRLGRFWSPPEMDRARVRLYGNDTFCLVLAQKLGVSLVSPPDDLLLKVDSAWVKREVRGATLAQVMAEAFPRFIKPLVPKVFRAAVWPGPEALAEECRGLAPDTPVLSSEIVSLRAEARAWVLDGRVRTCAVYEGTASVTEAEAFLASVAREAPLPRTCVLDVALVEGRGWALLEANAAWGAGLNGCDAAEAARCIAEATVMA; encoded by the coding sequence ATGTTCCACGGGCTCACCCTGCTCGTTCCCGACAAGGCCGACTCGGAGCGCGACGCCGTGGCTCGCGCCTGGGAGACGGGCGGCGGCACGGTGCTGAGGCTGGGACGCTTCTGGAGCCCGCCCGAGATGGACCGCGCGCGGGTGCGCCTCTACGGCAATGACACGTTCTGTCTGGTGTTGGCGCAGAAGCTGGGCGTGTCGCTCGTGTCTCCTCCGGATGACCTGCTGCTGAAGGTCGATTCCGCGTGGGTGAAGCGCGAGGTGCGCGGCGCCACGCTGGCGCAGGTGATGGCGGAAGCGTTTCCCCGCTTCATCAAGCCGCTGGTGCCAAAGGTGTTCCGCGCCGCCGTGTGGCCGGGGCCGGAGGCGCTCGCGGAGGAGTGCCGGGGGCTGGCGCCGGACACGCCGGTGCTGTCGTCGGAAATCGTGTCACTGCGCGCGGAGGCCCGAGCCTGGGTGCTCGACGGGCGCGTGCGCACCTGCGCGGTGTACGAGGGCACGGCGTCCGTGACGGAGGCAGAAGCGTTCCTCGCCAGCGTCGCTCGTGAGGCACCGCTGCCTCGCACGTGCGTGTTGGATGTGGCGCTCGTAGAGGGCCGGGGCTGGGCGCTGCTGGAGGCCAACGCCGCGTGGGGCGCGGGCCTCAACGGCTGCGACGCCGCCGAGGCTGCTCGTTGCATCGCCGAGGCTACGGTGATGGCTTGA
- a CDS encoding LysR family transcriptional regulator — translation MIQLQRLEGFYRVARAEGYARAARSFPYPITQPGVHQQVKRLEEEVGAPLFERVGKDRVVLTPEGRALYAHVAPFLEGLDGVVQSLRQGEVGGTLRVHASGHVLRHLLPAWLRKLQAKRPDIEVALFESKVPALDELRSGDTDLVVDHLPEIPDDIEARVVGRTYPFIVLPSHHPRAKSAHVKLTQFQDDAFIAYSTDRHLRDLQLAELARAGVKPKRLYQADSSETILGFVAAGLGYSLLASLLPAGPREAGVVAKPLPGAGTGLVHAAWRKTAARGPLLQAALALAPKP, via the coding sequence ATGATTCAGCTCCAGCGGCTGGAAGGCTTCTACCGGGTGGCGCGCGCGGAAGGCTACGCGCGAGCGGCGCGCTCATTCCCGTATCCGATAACGCAGCCCGGGGTGCACCAGCAGGTGAAACGTCTGGAGGAGGAGGTCGGCGCGCCCCTCTTCGAGCGCGTGGGCAAGGACCGCGTGGTGCTCACGCCGGAGGGCCGCGCGCTCTACGCCCACGTGGCGCCGTTCCTGGAAGGACTCGACGGCGTCGTGCAGTCCCTGCGCCAGGGCGAGGTGGGCGGCACGCTGCGCGTCCATGCCTCCGGCCACGTGCTGCGTCACCTGCTGCCGGCGTGGCTGCGGAAGCTCCAGGCGAAGCGGCCGGACATCGAGGTGGCCCTCTTCGAGTCCAAGGTGCCCGCGCTGGACGAGCTGCGCTCGGGGGACACGGACCTGGTGGTGGACCACCTGCCCGAAATTCCCGACGACATCGAGGCGCGCGTGGTGGGGCGCACGTACCCGTTCATCGTGCTGCCCTCCCACCACCCGCGCGCGAAGAGCGCGCACGTGAAGCTGACGCAGTTCCAGGACGACGCCTTCATCGCCTACAGCACGGACCGGCACCTGCGGGACTTGCAACTCGCGGAGCTGGCGCGGGCCGGCGTGAAGCCGAAGCGGCTGTACCAGGCGGACTCGTCGGAGACGATTCTCGGCTTCGTGGCGGCGGGGCTCGGCTACTCGCTGCTGGCGTCGCTGCTGCCCGCGGGGCCTCGCGAGGCGGGCGTCGTCGCGAAGCCGCTGCCCGGCGCCGGGACGGGCCTCGTCCACGCCGCGTGGCGGAAGACGGCCGCGCGCGGCCCGCTGCTCCAGGCCGCGCTGGCGCTGGCACCGAAGCCGTAG
- a CDS encoding YiaA/YiaB family inner membrane protein has protein sequence MSRATPKVVVPHSAAWVAQTWLSFALSVGVTAVGIWNLPVDIWVKSFLGMGLLFTVGSTFSLSKTVRDQHEMEQLGTRIDEARVARLLSEHDPVAPPKL, from the coding sequence ATGTCCCGCGCCACGCCGAAGGTCGTCGTTCCCCACAGCGCCGCCTGGGTTGCCCAGACCTGGCTGTCCTTCGCCCTGTCCGTCGGAGTCACCGCCGTGGGCATCTGGAACCTGCCGGTGGACATCTGGGTGAAGTCCTTCCTGGGCATGGGGCTGCTCTTCACGGTGGGCTCCACGTTCAGCCTGTCGAAGACGGTGCGGGACCAGCACGAGATGGAGCAGCTCGGCACGCGCATCGACGAGGCCCGCGTGGCCCGGCTCCTGTCCGAGCACGACCCGGTGGCCCCGCCGAAGCTGTGA
- a CDS encoding sensor histidine kinase codes for MPVLDFQRIFEKSPGLYLVLAPDADFTILAVTDAYLRATMTRREDILGRALFDVFPDNPEDLHANGTRNLRASLEHALATRAPDVMSLQKYDIPRPGGGFEERYWNPVNTPVLGDDGQVLSLIHQVEDMTEVVRLMRRGEQAHGELLALQRLVRARADLHALMENAPAAMAVLRGPTHIYDYANAEYLQLVGRAEVVGRPLREVLPEIAAQGFMEVLDRAYATGEPFIADELVVRLDRSGTGNLEERYLNFVFHPTRAPDRSVDGIFIQAVDVTPQVRARKEVEEERARLHAVLENAPMAVAIADTSGRVVLANKRIETELHHPAHATNRPVDYHQWPILRPDGTPIATEDYPLLRGLRGLEAHGEELSYRFGDGSLGVVEAHYGPARDTEGNIIASVVFFRDITQRKRLEAERQNFFALVEHSADFIAIASPDQRLIYVNPAGRTLVGVDEAMVPHTFIRDYWAPETMDLVHQVLPRMLEGQTVRFEGLLVHFKTGERIDLDVSLLGIVDARTREPLFLACICRDIRQRRAQEQETRERAGFEQQLIGIVSHDLRNPISAIILSTATQLRRRDLDERLRQPLGRILSSAERANRLIRDLLDFTQARLGGGLPMRPGPMDFHAFTRQVLDEIQVSHPERELRVEQQGDGTGAWDADRLAQLVGNLLGNALAYSPEGSPVRVTTLGEAREVVLVVHNTGTPIPAELLPRLFQPMQRGSSGGTRNRSVGLGLYIVDQIVRAHGGSITVASKPDEGTTFTVRLPRRPFSTSN; via the coding sequence GTGCCCGTCCTCGACTTCCAGCGCATCTTCGAGAAGAGCCCGGGCCTGTACCTCGTCCTCGCGCCGGACGCGGACTTCACCATCCTCGCCGTCACGGACGCATACCTCCGCGCGACGATGACGCGCCGCGAAGACATCCTTGGCCGCGCCCTCTTCGACGTGTTTCCGGACAACCCGGAGGACCTACACGCCAACGGCACCCGCAACCTGCGCGCCTCGCTGGAGCACGCGCTGGCCACCCGGGCCCCGGACGTCATGTCCCTGCAGAAGTACGACATCCCCCGTCCCGGAGGCGGCTTCGAGGAGCGCTACTGGAACCCGGTCAACACGCCCGTGCTCGGGGACGACGGGCAGGTGCTCTCCCTCATCCACCAGGTGGAGGACATGACGGAGGTGGTGCGCCTCATGCGACGCGGCGAGCAGGCACACGGCGAGCTGCTGGCGCTCCAGCGCCTCGTGCGCGCTCGCGCGGACCTGCACGCGCTCATGGAGAACGCTCCCGCCGCCATGGCCGTGCTGCGCGGCCCGACCCACATCTACGACTACGCCAACGCGGAGTACCTCCAGCTCGTCGGACGCGCGGAGGTGGTGGGCAGGCCCCTGCGCGAGGTGCTGCCCGAAATCGCGGCGCAGGGCTTCATGGAGGTGCTGGACCGCGCGTACGCCACCGGCGAGCCGTTCATCGCCGACGAGCTCGTCGTCCGCCTGGACCGCTCGGGCACCGGCAACCTGGAGGAGCGCTACCTCAACTTCGTCTTCCATCCCACGCGCGCGCCGGACCGGTCCGTGGATGGCATCTTCATCCAGGCGGTGGACGTGACTCCGCAGGTGCGGGCACGGAAGGAAGTGGAGGAGGAGCGCGCCCGGCTGCACGCGGTGCTGGAGAACGCGCCCATGGCGGTGGCCATCGCGGACACGTCCGGCCGCGTGGTGCTCGCCAACAAGCGCATCGAGACGGAGCTGCACCACCCCGCGCACGCCACGAACCGGCCGGTGGACTATCACCAGTGGCCCATCCTCCGGCCCGACGGCACGCCCATCGCCACGGAGGACTACCCGCTGCTGCGCGGCCTGCGCGGCCTGGAGGCGCACGGAGAGGAGCTGAGCTACCGGTTCGGCGACGGCAGCCTCGGCGTGGTGGAGGCGCACTACGGGCCGGCGCGCGACACCGAGGGAAACATCATCGCCTCCGTCGTCTTCTTCCGGGACATCACCCAGCGCAAGCGCCTGGAGGCCGAGCGGCAGAACTTCTTCGCGCTCGTGGAGCACAGCGCGGACTTCATCGCCATCGCCTCGCCGGACCAGCGGCTCATCTACGTCAACCCCGCGGGTCGCACGCTCGTGGGCGTGGACGAGGCCATGGTGCCCCACACGTTCATCCGCGACTACTGGGCGCCGGAGACGATGGACCTCGTCCATCAAGTGCTCCCGCGCATGCTGGAGGGACAGACGGTCCGCTTCGAGGGGCTGCTCGTGCACTTCAAGACGGGCGAGCGCATCGACCTGGACGTGAGCCTGCTGGGCATCGTGGATGCGCGCACGCGCGAGCCGCTGTTCCTCGCGTGCATCTGCCGGGACATCCGCCAGCGCCGCGCGCAGGAGCAGGAGACGCGTGAGCGCGCGGGCTTCGAGCAGCAGCTCATCGGCATCGTCTCGCACGACCTGCGCAACCCCATCAGCGCCATCATCCTGTCCACCGCGACGCAGCTGCGGCGAAGGGATTTGGACGAGCGCCTGCGCCAGCCGCTGGGCCGCATCCTCTCCTCCGCCGAGCGCGCCAACCGGCTCATCCGAGATTTGCTCGACTTCACGCAGGCGCGGCTGGGCGGAGGGCTTCCCATGCGGCCGGGGCCCATGGACTTCCATGCCTTCACGCGGCAGGTGCTGGACGAAATCCAGGTGTCGCATCCGGAGCGCGAGCTGCGCGTGGAGCAGCAGGGCGACGGCACGGGTGCGTGGGACGCGGACCGGCTCGCGCAGCTCGTGGGCAACCTGCTGGGCAATGCGCTCGCCTACAGCCCCGAGGGCAGTCCCGTGCGAGTCACCACGCTGGGCGAGGCGCGCGAGGTGGTGCTCGTGGTGCACAACACCGGCACGCCCATTCCCGCCGAATTGCTGCCCCGCCTCTTCCAGCCCATGCAGCGCGGCTCCAGCGGCGGCACGCGCAACCGCAGCGTGGGGCTGGGGCTCTACATCGTCGACCAGATTGTGCGCGCACACGGCGGCAGCATCACCGTGGCGTCGAAGCCGGACGAGGGCACCACCTTCACGGTGCGCCTGCCGCGCAGGCCCTTCTCGACGTCCAACTGA
- a CDS encoding protein-tyrosine phosphatase family protein translates to MSRPFRRLNLDWVLPSLAVGGRFPIEAAEHLARKLGIRYVVDVRVEERDDEHVLREHGITLLHLPTADLRAIRRELIDDGVAWVTQRLEEGHKVYIHCEHGVGRSALLALCCMVAMGHPPLEALTLAKKQRWQMSPSSEQLRTFRAWAEDWRARHGLPWQVPELNALADIAYSHLRNPPPAEDTDNED, encoded by the coding sequence ATGAGCCGGCCCTTTCGGAGGCTGAACCTGGACTGGGTGTTGCCCTCGTTGGCGGTGGGGGGACGCTTCCCCATCGAGGCGGCGGAGCACCTCGCGCGGAAGCTGGGCATCCGCTACGTGGTGGACGTGCGGGTGGAGGAGCGGGACGACGAGCACGTGCTGCGCGAGCACGGAATCACGCTGCTGCACCTGCCCACGGCGGACCTGCGCGCCATCCGCCGCGAGCTGATTGATGACGGCGTCGCGTGGGTGACGCAGCGGCTGGAAGAGGGCCACAAGGTCTACATCCACTGTGAGCACGGCGTGGGGCGCAGCGCGCTGCTGGCGCTGTGCTGCATGGTGGCCATGGGGCATCCACCGCTGGAGGCGCTGACGCTGGCGAAGAAGCAGCGCTGGCAGATGTCGCCCAGCTCCGAGCAGCTCCGGACCTTCAGGGCATGGGCCGAGGACTGGCGCGCGCGGCACGGGTTGCCGTGGCAGGTCCCCGAGCTCAACGCGCTGGCGGACATCGCCTACAGCCACCTGCGCAACCCGCCGCCCGCCGAGGACACCGACAACGAAGACTGA